The Lysinibacter cavernae genome has a window encoding:
- a CDS encoding helix-turn-helix domain-containing protein, translating into MTTTKMSATTPTERAELAKQIKALRQSAGMSKKLLAHEAQISRQTLDNIENGVTSPQAGVLERILNTLGVSTETIGFDSETDLWLTMIGTLIEQLPTEVRAQSIDRVVRSLAHDIKNASVNVTPVGQDAVVTPLHSRVDDFEEASDDEVAEALSLPFAALNRDGIINEQEASPDA; encoded by the coding sequence ATGACAACAACAAAGATGTCGGCAACTACCCCCACCGAACGCGCCGAGCTGGCCAAACAGATCAAAGCACTTCGGCAGTCCGCGGGGATGTCAAAGAAGCTGCTGGCGCACGAAGCGCAGATTTCTCGGCAAACTCTCGACAACATCGAAAACGGCGTCACCTCACCGCAGGCCGGTGTCCTTGAGCGCATCCTCAACACGTTGGGTGTCAGCACGGAGACCATCGGCTTTGACAGCGAAACGGACCTCTGGCTCACCATGATTGGCACACTCATCGAGCAGCTCCCCACCGAAGTCCGCGCTCAGTCAATTGATCGCGTTGTCCGCTCGCTCGCGCACGACATCAAGAACGCATCTGTGAATGTCACACCCGTAGGCCAAGATGCTGTTGTAACGCCCCTCCACAGCCGAGTTGACGACTTCGAAGAAGCGAGCGACGACGAAGTGGCAGAGGCGCTCAGCCTGCCGTTTGCCGCGCTCAACCGAGACGGAATAATCAACGAACAGGAAGCATCCCCCGACGCTTAG
- a CDS encoding HAD-IIB family hydrolase, which yields MIANPLLVAFDLDDTLAPSKSAVDPSILELLKRLLDDHEVCVISGGNYPQFEKQLVNSLSDIGDDRLAKLHLMPTCGTQYYRRVNGAWTQIYEEKLDQNETAAAVAAIEASARELGLWEEQTWGPVIEDRGSQVTFSALGQQAPVDEKHAWDADGAKKARLRDHIAVQLPNLEVRSGGSTSIDITRKGIDKAYGMRKLVEHSGIQLADMFFVGDRLDEGGNDYPVLAMGVACHKVDGWQDTAAFLTEYLGQKTSA from the coding sequence ATGATTGCCAATCCCCTCCTCGTCGCCTTCGACCTCGACGATACCCTCGCCCCGTCGAAATCGGCCGTTGATCCCAGCATCCTCGAGTTACTCAAGCGACTGCTTGACGACCACGAAGTCTGCGTTATCTCGGGCGGCAACTACCCCCAGTTTGAAAAGCAACTCGTCAACAGCCTCTCCGACATTGGTGACGACCGACTCGCTAAGCTCCACCTCATGCCAACCTGTGGCACCCAGTACTACCGCCGCGTCAATGGCGCTTGGACCCAGATCTACGAAGAAAAGCTTGACCAAAACGAAACCGCAGCGGCCGTTGCGGCAATCGAGGCAAGCGCCCGCGAGCTCGGACTGTGGGAAGAGCAAACCTGGGGCCCGGTCATTGAAGACCGCGGCTCACAGGTCACCTTCTCCGCTCTCGGACAGCAAGCCCCGGTCGACGAAAAGCATGCATGGGATGCCGATGGCGCCAAAAAGGCGCGCCTCCGCGATCACATCGCTGTGCAGCTCCCAAACCTTGAGGTTCGTTCGGGCGGTTCCACCTCAATCGACATCACCCGCAAAGGCATCGACAAGGCCTACGGGATGCGCAAGCTCGTTGAACACAGCGGCATCCAGCTCGCCGACATGTTCTTTGTAGGTGACCGCCTCGATGAGGGCGGCAACGACTACCCTGTGCTCGCCATGGGCGTCGCCTGCCACAAAGTTGATGGCTGGCAGGACACCGCAGCATTTCTCACCGAGTATCTCGGCCAGAAGACGAGCGCTTAG
- a CDS encoding malate:quinone oxidoreductase: protein MSATLGTLIQQLQPDWTIRVYEKLGEVAQESTNAWNNAGTGHAALCELNYMPQAADGSVDPAKAVSINEQFQISRQLWAHLVEKGVLDEPNTFINAAPHMTFVQGQSNVDYLKLRYEALKDLPLFAGMEYTEDPWKIAEWTPLLIDRREKGTPIAATRIPAGTDVDFGALTHQMFDALTASGASLRTEHTVKKITRAADKTWNLRIRNDVGRTVETVNARFVFVGAGGGALSLLQSSKIREIKGFGGFPISGQFLRCDNPEIVSQHQAKVYGKAAVGAPPMSVPHLDTRIVDGQASLLFGPYAGFTPKFLKKGSWWDLPGSIRTHNLGPMLAVARDNFDLVKYLISEVLAGRNKKMRALREFMPTAKNDDWRIITAGQRVQVMKKDAKRGGVLQFGTEVVTAADGSIAGLLGASPGASTAAPIMFEVLERCFPEHFEQWRKPIAEMVPSFGTELSASPAAAAESLKATAEALHVNV, encoded by the coding sequence ATGAGCGCTACCCTCGGGACCCTTATCCAACAGCTACAGCCAGACTGGACCATTCGCGTCTACGAAAAACTTGGCGAAGTCGCGCAAGAAAGCACCAACGCCTGGAACAACGCAGGCACCGGACACGCTGCCCTGTGCGAGCTCAACTACATGCCACAGGCAGCTGACGGAAGTGTTGACCCTGCCAAAGCCGTCAGCATCAACGAACAGTTCCAAATCAGCCGCCAGCTCTGGGCGCACCTCGTTGAGAAGGGTGTGCTCGACGAGCCAAACACCTTCATCAACGCGGCACCACATATGACCTTTGTTCAGGGTCAGAGCAACGTTGACTACCTCAAGCTGCGCTACGAAGCCCTCAAAGACCTCCCGCTCTTCGCCGGCATGGAATACACCGAAGACCCATGGAAGATCGCTGAATGGACACCGCTCCTCATCGATCGACGAGAAAAAGGCACGCCCATTGCTGCCACACGCATCCCGGCGGGAACCGACGTTGATTTTGGGGCGCTCACCCACCAAATGTTCGACGCGCTCACGGCATCAGGAGCATCGCTTCGCACCGAGCACACCGTGAAGAAAATCACTCGCGCAGCCGATAAGACCTGGAACCTTCGCATCCGCAACGACGTCGGACGCACGGTTGAGACCGTGAATGCACGTTTTGTGTTTGTTGGTGCTGGTGGAGGCGCGCTTTCGCTTCTGCAGTCGTCCAAGATCCGCGAGATCAAGGGCTTTGGCGGCTTCCCAATCAGCGGGCAGTTCCTCCGCTGCGACAACCCAGAGATCGTCTCGCAGCACCAAGCCAAGGTGTACGGCAAGGCCGCTGTTGGTGCCCCGCCGATGTCCGTTCCGCACCTCGATACTCGCATCGTTGACGGTCAGGCAAGCCTCCTGTTCGGGCCGTATGCCGGATTCACCCCCAAGTTCCTCAAAAAGGGTTCCTGGTGGGATCTTCCCGGTTCGATTCGCACCCACAACCTTGGACCGATGCTTGCCGTCGCCCGCGACAACTTTGACCTCGTCAAGTACCTCATTAGCGAGGTGCTGGCTGGGCGCAACAAGAAGATGCGCGCGCTCCGCGAATTTATGCCAACGGCAAAGAACGATGACTGGCGCATTATTACTGCGGGACAGCGTGTGCAGGTCATGAAGAAGGACGCCAAGCGCGGCGGAGTCTTGCAGTTTGGTACCGAGGTTGTGACGGCCGCCGATGGAAGCATCGCTGGACTGCTTGGTGCCTCACCTGGAGCCTCAACGGCTGCTCCCATCATGTTTGAGGTGCTGGAGCGATGCTTCCCAGAACACTTCGAACAGTGGCGCAAACCCATCGCAGAGATGGTTCCAAGTTTCGGGACCGAACTTTCCGCTTCCCCAGCCGCCGCCGCTGAGTCGCTGAAGGCAACTGCCGAGGCGCTGCACGTTAACGTATAG
- a CDS encoding ImmA/IrrE family metallo-endopeptidase — protein sequence MVQYLKEEAKRLRVHVKVAKLAISLRGFYSPAKNTIYVNRSLTQDQRREALAHELAHCFYGHDCTSEFNERQADHRAALLLIDPDLYRQAALLNPHPNFVAIELGVTSHIVQVWQEHWLPQLAAKRREFEDVA from the coding sequence ATGGTGCAGTACCTCAAAGAGGAGGCAAAACGATTACGCGTTCACGTGAAGGTAGCCAAACTGGCCATATCCTTGCGGGGATTCTATAGCCCGGCCAAAAACACCATTTACGTCAACCGCTCGCTCACCCAAGACCAACGACGTGAGGCGCTTGCCCACGAACTCGCGCACTGCTTTTACGGGCACGACTGCACGAGCGAGTTCAACGAGAGACAGGCCGATCATCGAGCTGCGCTGCTCCTCATCGACCCCGACCTCTACCGCCAAGCGGCGCTTCTCAATCCGCATCCAAATTTTGTCGCCATTGAACTGGGAGTCACGAGCCACATCGTGCAGGTCTGGCAGGAACACTGGCTGCCACAACTTGCCGCCAAACGACGGGAATTCGAAGACGTTGCCTAA
- a CDS encoding thymidine kinase — protein MAKLYFRYGAMNSGKSTALLQAAHNYEERGHRVLLAKPAVDVKAAASIQSRLGVARPVDFLVGESTDVRAEVDRHREAVRSLGERDIRCLLVDEAQFLTPRQVDDLLRITVLDDVPVIAYGIRTDFQTKAFPGSQRLLEIAHSLEEMKTICRCGRNAVFNGRRVGDRFVFDGDQVAIDGVHVGYESLCGQCYLQESGGQLSAE, from the coding sequence GTGGCTAAGCTCTACTTTCGCTACGGAGCGATGAACTCGGGCAAAAGCACCGCCCTGTTGCAAGCCGCCCATAACTACGAAGAGCGTGGACACCGCGTCCTTTTAGCGAAGCCGGCCGTTGACGTGAAGGCTGCGGCGAGCATTCAGTCTCGGCTTGGAGTGGCCCGCCCTGTTGACTTTCTGGTTGGAGAATCCACGGATGTCCGCGCTGAGGTCGACCGACACCGGGAGGCCGTCCGATCCCTCGGCGAGCGAGACATCCGATGCCTCCTTGTTGACGAGGCCCAGTTTCTGACTCCGCGTCAGGTTGATGACCTACTGCGGATCACGGTGCTTGATGACGTGCCGGTTATTGCCTACGGCATCCGAACCGATTTTCAGACGAAGGCCTTCCCCGGCAGCCAACGGCTGCTTGAGATCGCTCATTCGCTTGAAGAAATGAAGACGATTTGCCGTTGCGGGCGTAACGCGGTGTTTAACGGACGCCGAGTTGGTGATCGTTTTGTCTTTGACGGAGACCAGGTAGCAATCGACGGAGTCCACGTTGGATACGAGTCGCTGTGTGGGCAGTGCTACCTGCAGGAGAGCGGCGGCCAGCTATCCGCTGAGTAG
- the radA gene encoding DNA repair protein RadA has protein sequence MAKVTTQFRCTECGWQAAKWVGRCGECQQWGTVVDAAERTGLRRTVAPIAPTDRTRAQPITQVSTVAAVRSTSGVAEFDRVLGGGIVPGAAMLLSGEPGVGKSTLLLEVAARIAKSGKRVLYVSAEESVAQVRIRAERTGAMSDNLFLAAETDLASILGQCDAIEPSLLIADSVQTIASEAVEGIAGGPSQVREVASTLIRLAKQRDLPVILVGHVTKDGSIAGPRVLEHLVDVVCHFEGDRRSALRFIRALKNRFGPTDEVGCFEMTGDGIAEVADPSGLFLSRSEVPVSGTCITVAMEGRRALPVEVQALIVESSTPNPRRVTSGVDSARVAMILAVLERRANVALGSKDVYVSTVGGVRLIEPAADLAIALALASAANDKAYDHGLVAYGEISLAGEIRAVPADKQRANEAKRLGFGTLIDASSGTLADAKIAAMRTTITRK, from the coding sequence ATGGCAAAAGTTACCACTCAATTCCGATGCACCGAATGCGGCTGGCAGGCCGCCAAATGGGTCGGACGCTGCGGCGAGTGCCAGCAGTGGGGCACGGTTGTGGATGCCGCCGAACGCACGGGCCTCCGCCGCACGGTCGCTCCCATCGCACCTACCGACCGCACGCGGGCTCAACCCATTACGCAGGTGTCAACTGTTGCCGCCGTGCGCTCGACCAGCGGTGTCGCCGAATTCGACCGTGTGCTCGGTGGCGGCATCGTTCCCGGTGCCGCCATGCTGCTCTCCGGCGAACCAGGCGTTGGCAAGTCAACCCTGCTGCTTGAGGTAGCGGCGCGCATCGCCAAGTCAGGCAAGCGAGTGCTCTACGTCAGCGCAGAGGAGTCTGTCGCCCAGGTGCGCATCCGAGCGGAGCGCACCGGCGCCATGAGCGACAACCTTTTTCTTGCCGCTGAGACCGACCTCGCGAGCATCCTCGGCCAGTGTGACGCTATTGAGCCATCCTTACTTATTGCTGACTCCGTGCAGACCATCGCGAGCGAGGCCGTAGAAGGCATTGCTGGCGGGCCAAGCCAAGTGCGTGAAGTCGCGAGCACGCTGATCCGCCTCGCCAAACAGCGAGACCTTCCCGTCATCCTTGTAGGCCACGTCACTAAAGACGGCTCTATCGCTGGCCCGCGAGTGCTTGAGCACCTTGTCGACGTGGTGTGCCACTTCGAGGGTGACCGTCGCTCCGCACTGAGGTTCATCCGTGCCCTCAAAAACCGGTTTGGCCCAACCGACGAGGTCGGATGCTTCGAGATGACCGGCGACGGCATCGCCGAGGTCGCTGACCCAAGCGGTCTCTTCCTCAGTCGCTCCGAAGTCCCCGTGAGCGGCACCTGCATCACGGTGGCAATGGAAGGGCGACGTGCGCTTCCTGTTGAGGTCCAGGCGCTCATCGTAGAATCCTCGACACCCAATCCGCGTCGCGTCACGAGTGGCGTTGACTCAGCGCGAGTCGCCATGATCCTTGCGGTCCTCGAACGCCGCGCAAACGTGGCGCTTGGCAGCAAAGACGTATATGTCTCCACCGTTGGCGGGGTGCGGCTCATCGAACCGGCCGCAGACCTCGCGATCGCGCTCGCCCTTGCCTCGGCGGCCAACGATAAAGCGTACGACCACGGTCTCGTCGCCTACGGCGAAATTAGCCTCGCTGGCGAGATTCGTGCCGTCCCCGCTGATAAGCAGCGGGCAAACGAGGCAAAGCGTCTCGGGTTTGGGACGCTCATCGACGCATCCTCCGGCACCCTCGCAGACGCCAAAATAGCCGCAATGCGGACAACAATCACACGCAAATAA